The proteins below are encoded in one region of Geobacter sp.:
- the uvrA gene encoding excinuclease ABC subunit UvrA — protein sequence MAHDKIIIKGACEHNLKCIDVEIPRDRLVVITGISGSGKSTLAFDTIYAEGQRRYVESLSAYARQFLEQMEKPDVESIEGLSPAISIEQKTTSKNPRSTVGTVTEIYDYLRLLFARIGTPHCYQCGKAITSQTVSQMVDQVMALPEGTKLNLLSPMVRGRKGEYKKELNQLRKDGFVRVVIDGTPHELADEIVLDKNKKHDIDIVVDRLIVKPGIERRLADSFETALNHAEGVAKIVLLGSNPLPAPSDHPREEPSQSGDQQDQTILFSEALACIDCGISYPEMTPRMFSFNNPYGACPDCTGLGTRMYFDADLVVPNPELSIREGAIAPWEKRLSGWYHLTLEALAKAYGFDIRTPFKDLHPEVREVILRGSKGKKIEFWWEEDGGRRHTYLKEFEGVLNNLERRYRESESEHVREELEKYMNVMPCPSCEGARLKKESLFVRVGGQNIREVTALSIRDCLDFFASLSLSAKEAEIARRILKEIRERLNFLVNVGLDYLSLDRTAGTLSGGEGQRIRLATQIGSSLVGVLYILDEPSIGLHQRDNTRLLATLKHLRDIGNTVLVVEHDEETIMEADHVIDMGPGAGIHGGRVVAEGTPAEIMQNPASLTGRYLSGDLTIAVPAGRRSSDKYLRLIGASENNLKQVNVDLPLGIMTCVTGVSGSGKSTLVIDTLHKVLSQRLYKSKERAGQIREIQGLEMLDKVINIDQSPIGRTPRSNPATYTGLFSDVRDLFAQLPESKVRGYKPGRYSFNVKGGRCEACSGDGIIKIEMHFLPDVYVQCEVCKGARYNRETLEVRYKGKTIAEVLDMTVSQGLQFMENIPKIRNKLKTLEEVGLGYIKLGQSATTLSGGEAQRVKLAKELSRRATGRTIYILDEPTTGLHFADIAKLLDVLQKLVEGGNTIVIIEHNLDVIKTADWIIDLGPEGGDRGGEIVACGTPEQVARVTRSYTGQFLRKLL from the coding sequence ATGGCACACGATAAAATCATCATCAAGGGCGCCTGCGAACATAACCTGAAATGCATCGACGTGGAGATCCCCCGTGACCGGCTGGTGGTCATCACCGGCATCTCCGGTTCCGGCAAGTCAACCCTGGCTTTCGACACCATCTATGCCGAAGGGCAGCGACGCTACGTGGAGTCGCTCTCGGCCTATGCCCGGCAGTTCCTGGAACAGATGGAAAAACCGGACGTGGAGTCCATCGAGGGGCTTTCACCCGCCATCTCCATCGAGCAGAAGACCACCAGCAAGAACCCCCGCTCCACCGTCGGCACGGTCACCGAGATCTACGACTACCTCCGCCTCCTCTTCGCCCGGATCGGCACCCCCCATTGCTACCAGTGCGGCAAGGCCATCACCTCCCAGACCGTCTCCCAGATGGTGGACCAGGTCATGGCGCTCCCCGAGGGGACCAAGCTGAACCTCCTCTCCCCCATGGTCCGCGGCCGCAAGGGGGAATACAAGAAGGAGCTGAACCAGCTGCGAAAGGACGGTTTCGTCAGGGTCGTCATCGACGGCACCCCCCATGAGCTGGCCGACGAGATCGTTCTGGACAAGAACAAGAAGCACGATATCGACATCGTGGTGGACCGGCTCATCGTCAAGCCGGGGATCGAGCGCCGGCTGGCCGACTCCTTCGAGACCGCCCTCAACCATGCCGAAGGGGTGGCCAAAATCGTCCTCCTCGGTTCGAATCCCCTGCCGGCACCATCCGACCATCCCCGCGAGGAGCCTTCCCAAAGTGGAGACCAGCAGGACCAGACCATCCTCTTTTCCGAGGCGCTCGCCTGCATCGACTGCGGCATCTCCTACCCGGAGATGACGCCACGGATGTTCTCCTTCAACAACCCCTACGGCGCCTGCCCCGACTGTACCGGCCTGGGGACCCGGATGTACTTCGACGCCGACCTTGTGGTGCCAAACCCTGAGCTCTCCATCCGCGAGGGGGCCATAGCCCCTTGGGAAAAGCGGCTCTCCGGCTGGTACCACCTGACCCTGGAGGCGCTGGCCAAGGCCTACGGATTCGATATCCGCACCCCTTTCAAGGATCTGCACCCAGAGGTTCGCGAGGTGATCCTCCGGGGCTCCAAAGGGAAAAAGATCGAGTTCTGGTGGGAAGAGGACGGCGGGCGGCGCCACACCTACCTGAAGGAGTTCGAGGGGGTGCTGAACAACCTGGAACGTCGCTACCGGGAGAGCGAATCCGAGCATGTGCGGGAGGAGCTGGAAAAGTACATGAACGTGATGCCCTGCCCGAGCTGCGAAGGGGCGCGGCTGAAGAAGGAATCGCTCTTCGTCAGGGTAGGGGGGCAGAATATCCGCGAGGTGACGGCCCTTTCCATCCGCGACTGCCTCGACTTTTTCGCCAGCCTCTCACTCTCGGCCAAGGAGGCGGAGATCGCCCGCCGCATCCTCAAGGAGATCCGCGAACGGCTCAACTTCCTGGTCAACGTGGGGCTCGACTACCTCTCCCTCGACCGGACCGCCGGCACCCTCTCCGGCGGCGAAGGGCAGCGGATCCGCCTTGCCACCCAGATCGGGTCGAGCCTGGTGGGGGTCCTCTACATCCTGGACGAGCCGTCCATCGGGCTGCACCAGCGGGACAACACCCGCCTGCTCGCCACGCTCAAGCATCTGCGAGACATCGGAAACACTGTGCTGGTGGTGGAGCACGACGAGGAAACCATCATGGAGGCCGACCACGTCATCGACATGGGGCCGGGCGCCGGCATCCACGGCGGCAGGGTGGTGGCCGAGGGGACCCCGGCCGAGATCATGCAGAACCCTGCCTCGCTCACCGGCAGATACCTCTCCGGCGACCTGACTATCGCCGTCCCCGCCGGCCGCCGCAGCTCAGACAAGTACCTCCGGCTGATCGGCGCCAGCGAAAACAACCTGAAGCAGGTAAACGTCGACCTGCCGCTGGGGATCATGACCTGCGTCACCGGCGTTTCCGGCTCAGGCAAATCGACCCTGGTGATCGACACCCTGCACAAGGTCCTTTCCCAGCGGCTCTACAAGAGCAAGGAGCGGGCCGGCCAGATCAGGGAGATCCAGGGGCTGGAGATGCTGGACAAGGTCATCAACATCGACCAGTCCCCCATCGGCCGGACCCCCCGCTCCAACCCGGCCACCTACACCGGGCTGTTCAGCGACGTCCGCGATCTGTTTGCCCAGCTCCCCGAATCAAAGGTGCGCGGCTACAAGCCGGGGCGCTACTCCTTCAACGTCAAGGGGGGAAGGTGCGAGGCCTGCAGCGGCGACGGCATCATCAAGATCGAGATGCACTTCCTGCCCGATGTCTATGTCCAGTGCGAGGTCTGCAAGGGGGCTCGCTACAACCGCGAGACCCTGGAGGTGCGCTACAAGGGGAAGACCATCGCTGAGGTCCTGGACATGACCGTTTCCCAGGGGCTGCAGTTCATGGAGAACATCCCCAAGATCCGCAACAAGCTGAAGACCCTGGAAGAGGTGGGGCTCGGCTATATCAAGCTCGGCCAGTCGGCCACCACCCTGTCGGGCGGCGAGGCGCAGCGGGTCAAGCTGGCCAAGGAACTCTCCCGGCGTGCCACCGGCCGCACCATCTACATCCTGGACGAGCCGACCACCGGCCTCCACTTCGCCGACATCGCCAAGCTGCTTGACGTGCTGCAGAAGCTGGTGGAGGGGGGGAACACCATCGTCATCATCGAACACAACCTGGACGTGATCAAGACCGCCGACTGGATCATCGATCTCGGCCCCGAAGGGGGAGACCGGGGAGGGGAGATAGTGGCCTGCGGCACGCCGGAGCAGGTGGCGCGGGTGACCCGCTCCTACACCGGCCAGTTCCTGCGGAAACTGTTGTAG
- the ald gene encoding alanine dehydrogenase — translation MIIGIPREIKREEYRVAVTPGGTTELVGAGHTVMVEERAGEGSGFGDEEYRRQGALVLSRDELFRQAELIVKVKEPLPAEFELFRQGQALFTYLHLAPNRELTAFLCERRVTALAYETLEHGGGLPLLAPMSEIAGRMAPLAGAWSLQKINGGAGLLPTGAVGVKPARAVILGAGMVGYNAARVAAGLGMEVVVLNRGVERLQRIDELLSGRVATLALSGAHIREEVRIADLVVGAVLVPGGRTPVLVTREMLATMKPGAVIVDVAVDQGGCCETTRPTTHDRPVYAVDGIIHYCVANMPGAYPRTSTLALTNATLPYVKLLADRGIDAAIAASPELASAVNIRDGRIVHPTLAQAL, via the coding sequence ATGATCATCGGCATTCCCAGGGAGATAAAACGTGAAGAATACCGGGTCGCCGTGACGCCGGGAGGGACGACCGAGCTGGTTGGCGCCGGGCATACGGTGATGGTGGAGGAACGGGCCGGGGAAGGGAGCGGTTTTGGCGACGAAGAGTATCGCCGCCAGGGTGCCCTGGTCCTTTCCCGCGATGAACTGTTCCGGCAGGCAGAGCTGATCGTCAAGGTCAAGGAGCCGCTGCCGGCCGAATTCGAGCTGTTCCGCCAGGGGCAGGCCCTCTTTACCTACCTCCATCTGGCGCCGAACCGGGAGCTGACCGCCTTTCTCTGCGAGCGGAGGGTGACCGCGCTGGCGTACGAGACCCTGGAGCATGGAGGAGGGCTGCCGCTCCTGGCCCCCATGAGCGAGATCGCCGGGCGGATGGCGCCGCTGGCCGGTGCCTGGTCCCTGCAGAAGATCAACGGCGGAGCCGGACTGTTGCCGACCGGTGCCGTCGGGGTGAAGCCTGCCAGGGCGGTCATTCTCGGGGCGGGGATGGTGGGGTATAACGCGGCACGGGTGGCTGCCGGGCTCGGCATGGAGGTGGTGGTGCTCAATCGGGGCGTGGAGCGGTTGCAACGGATCGACGAGCTGCTATCAGGGCGGGTTGCCACCCTTGCCCTCTCCGGCGCGCATATTCGCGAAGAGGTCCGCATCGCCGATCTGGTGGTCGGGGCGGTGCTGGTCCCGGGTGGCCGGACGCCGGTGCTCGTCACGCGGGAGATGCTTGCGACCATGAAACCGGGTGCGGTGATCGTGGATGTGGCGGTGGATCAGGGGGGGTGCTGCGAAACCACCAGGCCGACCACCCATGACCGGCCGGTCTACGCGGTGGACGGCATCATCCATTACTGCGTGGCCAACATGCCCGGCGCCTACCCGCGCACCTCGACCCTCGCCCTCACCAATGCCACCCTCCCCTATGTGAAGCTCCTGGCAGACCGGGGGATCGACGCAGCCATCGCCGCCAGCCCGGAGCTCGCCAGCGCCGTCAATATCCGGGACGGCCGGATCGTCCATCCGACGCTGGCACAAGCCCTGTGA
- a CDS encoding response regulator, producing MTTTQKDKNRAGETILVIEDSPTQAEHLRYVLEKQGYHVVVAGNGPKALALLPSLHPALAISDIIMPGMDGYELCRLIKAESDERELPVILLTSLSDPHDVIKGLECGADAFISKPYQEDNLLSRIRYLLANRSQCREGTTEAGIGIDFDGRDYRITADRRQILDLLLSTYETAIHKNAELLTARDNLKMLNDRLEVANKELEAFNYTVSHDLRSPLTNISGYCQVLLEMYDAKLPEDAKGFIEDIYKSVLRMNQLISALLKFSRLIGKEIATAEVNLSALAELIAAELRTAEPQRSVQFSIAPGLTANGDPVLLRAVLENLLGNAWKYSGKREKATIELGMTEAGGEECFFVRDNGAGFDMSQAHLLFSAFHRLHSSNDFKGTGIGLATVQRIIERHGGRVWAEGEPDKGATIYFTLP from the coding sequence ATGACGACTACCCAGAAAGACAAGAACCGTGCAGGCGAGACGATCCTCGTCATCGAGGACAGCCCGACGCAGGCCGAGCACCTGCGGTATGTCCTGGAAAAACAGGGCTACCACGTTGTCGTCGCCGGCAACGGCCCGAAGGCCCTGGCGCTTCTGCCATCGCTGCACCCGGCCCTTGCCATCAGCGACATCATCATGCCGGGGATGGACGGCTACGAGCTCTGCCGCCTGATAAAGGCCGAAAGCGATGAGCGGGAGCTCCCGGTGATTCTCCTCACCTCCCTTTCGGACCCCCATGACGTGATCAAGGGGCTGGAATGCGGCGCCGATGCCTTTATTTCCAAGCCGTATCAGGAAGACAACCTGCTATCCCGGATCCGGTACCTGCTCGCGAACCGCTCGCAATGCCGGGAGGGAACGACGGAAGCCGGGATCGGCATCGACTTCGACGGCCGGGACTACCGAATCACTGCGGACCGGCGGCAGATTCTCGATCTCCTGCTTTCCACCTACGAAACCGCCATCCATAAAAACGCCGAATTGCTCACAGCCAGGGACAACCTGAAGATGTTGAACGATCGGCTTGAGGTCGCCAATAAAGAGCTTGAGGCATTCAACTACACTGTATCCCACGACCTGCGCTCCCCATTGACCAATATCAGCGGCTACTGTCAGGTCCTGCTGGAAATGTACGATGCGAAACTACCGGAGGATGCCAAGGGGTTCATCGAGGACATCTACAAGTCCGTGCTCAGGATGAACCAGCTAATCAGTGCTCTGCTCAAGTTTTCCCGCTTGATCGGCAAAGAGATCGCAACGGCGGAGGTCAACCTGAGCGCCCTTGCCGAGCTGATAGCGGCGGAGCTGCGAACCGCCGAGCCGCAGCGTTCGGTCCAGTTCTCCATTGCCCCGGGGCTTACCGCCAATGGGGACCCGGTGCTGCTCAGGGCAGTTCTGGAAAACCTGCTGGGGAATGCATGGAAGTATTCCGGCAAAAGGGAGAAGGCCACCATCGAGCTCGGCATGACCGAAGCAGGGGGAGAGGAGTGCTTTTTCGTCCGGGATAATGGTGCCGGATTCGACATGAGCCAGGCCCATCTGTTGTTCAGTGCCTTTCATCGGCTTCATAGCTCCAACGACTTCAAGGGGACCGGCATCGGGCTGGCAACCGTGCAACGGATCATCGAACGCCATGGTGGGCGGGTCTGGGCCGAAGGGGAACCGGATAAAGGAGCGACGATCTACTTTACCCTGCCGTAG